In the Candidatus Neomarinimicrobiota bacterium genome, AGACCAAAATCATTGACTACCGAGTTTATCAAGTCAATTTTGTAAAAGCGGGGATACAGACCGATAGAAAGCCCTGGTTCTTACCGGGGCTTTTAATTATATGGATGTGACCAAGATTTATAATGGATAAATTGCCTAAATTGTGTTTAATTGGCACGCTCAGATATGAATGATGAAAAGAATAATAGCTAGATGGATGCGATTCTATATAAACAACCTCAAGGAGAAAGCTGGAACAGAAGCCCGATGCAACTAAAAGATACGCGTATTCTAATAGTCGAAGATGAGATAGTTGTTGCCAGTGAAATAAAACTCAGGCTTGAGGAAATGGGATATGGAGTGATTGGTATAGTGAACAACGGTCGCGATGCGATCATAAAAGCTGAGCTCTATGATCCTGATATCATCCTGATGGATATTACACTGAAGGGCAGGATGACAGGTTTGGAAGCCACTCGTGAGATCACCCGAATCAGCGATATTCCAGTTATTTTCATTACTGCCCATACTGACAAATCAACACTTGATTCTGCCCGGGAAGCCAGTTCTCACGGTATCTTCACAAAACCATTTAGTGATGTTGAGCTGCAGGCAGCTATTCAGCAGGCTCTTATTTCCAAGATTATGAAAAATCTTCTTGAGGAAGATGAGGACGAAACAAACTAGCTGGATTCCCTCATTTTACAGCGTTCACTATAAATATTTGACCAGGCCTCCCTGGTCTTTTTCAATAATAAAACCAAACTTGTAGAAGTATCCAGGATGCAGAAAGCCGGTTGTGATCATCTTCTTCTTAGCAATACGCATGCGATTTACAAATTCATCCAGAAGACCGCGACTGATTCCATTGCCACGCTGATTCTCTGAAACGACTACCTTATCCATATAGACAAGGTCATCACCTTGATCCAGGTAGAATAGTCCACCGATAACCCGTTCCCGCTGGTTCAGAGCCACCAGGAAATGATGTTCCTGTGTAAATCCTACATCCATATTGGTCTTCAGGAACAGCTGTTGTAACTGAATGATCTCTTTAGGGTGCATTGCACGCCGGATGCGATAGGATTCCCCCTTATTATTATGGCGGAAGATCATGATCTCAACTTCATCCAGGGTTGTTGAACGAGTTGCGATAAGCTCAATATCCTCGCTGGGTGGCAGTTCTGGGAAAGCCAACCTTTTGAGAAAAAAAGCGGAGTATTCATCGACCTCTTGATGGCCAATGTATTGGCTGATCTCGCTTTGAAGAGTCAGTCCATCCAAAGCATGATGTCGTAGATTCTGAGCAAGCTTTACCAGATATTCTTTCAGCGTATCATTGGCCTGTGAAAAGACTGTTTGATAAAAAAGCTGAACCCGGGCATCGGGGTATTCAAGTTCGCTATCCTGAATATGATAATCCCGGTAAAGACCTTTCAGAAAATGAGCCTTGGCCTTTAGGGTAGCTTCCTGATTTATAGACAACCAACGATGATACCGGCGAGTGGCAAAATAGACCGATTTAGTCTGAAAACCCTGCTCCTGAACAGTGGCCAGGAACGATTTGAGGTCTTTGCGCCTGACAGTGCTTAATTCTGGATCACTCAGGATGGCCTTAAAAAATGCCGGGGTGTGTTTTTGACCCAAGGCTTCCCTGACTGCATGATAGATTATATTGGATTCAATACAAAGCTGAAAATCTCCAAAAGCTTTTTCAGTCTCACGGACAAATGCAGACTCCAAATTCTCCAGAAAGACCAGTTCGCTGCGGACCGATCGAATATCAGAAATGGAAACCAACCTTCCACCCACATGGTAGTCATGAATAGGTACCACTATCTTTCCAGGACTGGGAACCCCGATCATTTTTTGGAAACGCGTTCTTTTCCAAAAGCTGGTATAGGTGTATACACCTGTCCAAACAAAATGGGGCCACAGGTATTCAGGAGCAGGCAACTCATCCGAGGATTCAGCCCAAACTGCCTGCTTCAGATATTGTCTAACTGTCAGCCCGGGGATGTACTCTTCTGACCAGAGATCGTATTCTTTTTGGTAAGAGCCAAATGTTTCAACCAATTGATCCAAATGATTCTCACGGGAGCAAGCCATGAGCCAATAAAGCTCTGTGTTAAGCTGTTCAGGTTTCAGATGGTCATTCAGATTAATTGCAAATTTATAACTTCGTGCATTACTCTGCACGGTGACACGGTAAACCGTCTTTCCGTGAGCAGCTCCCAGCAGTGTGATCCAGATACCCTGAGGTGGGATATCCTGAAGTGCCAGATGCTTTCCATCAAAGAAGAGGTATAAGGATTCATTTAATAATGTAGTGTCTGTGAATGTGCTGGTAATTCGTAGTCGATGAGCTTGAGAAACTGGCTTATCAAACACCAGAACAGCTTCCCAGCCAGGAGCTTGTTCAGCGTAGATATCTGAATTGGTCGGTGTGATCTCACCCATGGCTGATGAGAAATTATGGGAAAGTGTTCCATAAACTGAAAGGTTCTGCTGGGCTAATTTGCTACTTGGAGGGAGGTTGACCATTGCGCTGATCAATGCAGAACGGATGGTGGCATAATACTTTGGATATTGTTTCGCCCATGAGAGTAAAATTCCCAGAATGTTACGCAGCAAAATGGAAGGTTCCGAAATATTGCTTTCCTGATTTGATAACCATTTCAGGAAATCTGTGGCCAGGGATACCTTGTGAATATTGATGTTTGAC is a window encoding:
- a CDS encoding response regulator, encoding MQLKDTRILIVEDEIVVASEIKLRLEEMGYGVIGIVNNGRDAIIKAELYDPDIILMDITLKGRMTGLEATREITRISDIPVIFITAHTDKSTLDSAREASSHGIFTKPFSDVELQAAIQQALISKIMKNLLEEDEDETN